In Lysobacter firmicutimachus, one genomic interval encodes:
- a CDS encoding winged helix-turn-helix domain-containing protein has translation MPPLPAEHLRVGDCLVDIPLREIRAPGARRPRRITPKSMGVLLVLVEHADRVVSRDALLAEVWPDTLPTDDVVTQAITQLRKAFDEDRGNPRYIETIAKNGYRLLARVEWLQPEGAPAPAGDSAAAAPPAAVDAAAATATATASGYAARSAAERLEPIPPLPGSARPRGNWRSILGVIAAVIGLVAGLVWWSLARQPNLQAALPTADPARVAANTARAYRLITSMPGFELAPTLSPDAAMVAYVAIPEGQRGTAILVQTTDQTPPRQLTQPSGLAEDSAPAWSPDGRSIAFLRVEPGVSCRILMIAANGGAERELGDCDSRSPPTFDWTPDGRGLIFGSMWTSQGTVGMRVLDLASGEWRAVPYDPGVGNLDLWPRFSPDGRWLVFVRNNPQGDFWRLPAEGGTPERLSKLGADVRGWDWLPDSRGLLFGRMIDGDTRMFRLDLDGGQARDLGIESAQAPAVAAARPAAAFVQRKPYFGLFRVVLGDTSQGAVHVVDPLFPSSARDILPTVAPDGRQIVFASDRSGSTHLWWADLDQPDSLRMLQGVLPNIRYAPSWSDDSQHLTVVGTDAEGRNALYEIVPTSGKVTRLPAPVAEPLQVVQLPDPNQLLVLVGGNDGRMQAQLFDRRRAPWRRIATLPDVSQLRLDRAQARLLFTRQTEAGLWQVDLQLSPTSVRRIDANEPVSDRYRLWDVAAGTGELRYLDQQPTCLSLLRRVADPSAPPSVLCLDQSRRSAINGFSLSPRGDTVYLALAKWDGADIGYMDLPEEPKTFVPGWLN, from the coding sequence ATGCCGCCTTTGCCCGCAGAGCACCTGCGGGTCGGCGATTGCCTGGTCGACATCCCCTTGCGCGAGATCCGCGCACCGGGGGCGCGTCGTCCGCGCCGGATCACGCCCAAATCCATGGGCGTGCTGCTGGTGCTGGTCGAGCACGCCGATCGGGTGGTCAGCCGCGACGCGCTGCTGGCCGAGGTCTGGCCGGACACCCTGCCGACCGACGACGTGGTGACCCAGGCCATCACCCAGCTGCGCAAGGCCTTCGACGAAGACCGCGGCAATCCGCGCTACATCGAGACCATCGCCAAGAACGGCTACCGCCTGCTGGCGCGAGTGGAATGGCTGCAGCCCGAAGGCGCGCCCGCGCCCGCCGGCGACAGCGCGGCCGCTGCGCCGCCGGCCGCTGTCGACGCTGCGGCGGCGACTGCGACTGCGACGGCCTCCGGCTACGCCGCCCGCTCCGCGGCCGAGCGGCTGGAGCCCATCCCGCCGTTGCCGGGCAGTGCCCGGCCGCGCGGCAACTGGCGCTCGATACTCGGGGTGATCGCGGCGGTGATCGGCCTGGTGGCCGGCCTGGTCTGGTGGTCGCTGGCGCGCCAGCCGAACCTGCAAGCGGCGCTGCCGACCGCCGACCCGGCACGGGTCGCGGCCAATACCGCGCGCGCCTATCGCCTGATCACCTCGATGCCGGGCTTCGAACTGGCGCCGACGTTATCGCCCGACGCGGCGATGGTCGCTTATGTGGCCATTCCGGAAGGCCAGCGCGGCACGGCGATCCTGGTCCAGACCACCGACCAGACCCCGCCGCGACAGCTGACCCAGCCCAGCGGCCTGGCCGAGGACAGTGCCCCGGCGTGGTCGCCGGACGGGCGCTCGATCGCCTTCCTGCGGGTCGAGCCGGGCGTGTCGTGCCGGATCCTGATGATCGCCGCCAACGGCGGCGCCGAGCGCGAGCTCGGCGACTGCGACTCGCGCAGCCCGCCGACCTTCGATTGGACCCCCGACGGGCGCGGCCTGATCTTCGGCAGCATGTGGACGTCGCAGGGCACGGTCGGCATGCGCGTGCTCGACTTGGCCAGCGGCGAGTGGCGCGCGGTGCCCTACGACCCGGGCGTCGGCAATCTGGACCTGTGGCCGCGCTTCTCGCCGGACGGGCGCTGGCTGGTGTTCGTGCGCAACAACCCGCAGGGCGACTTCTGGCGCCTGCCGGCCGAGGGCGGCACCCCCGAGCGGCTGAGCAAGCTCGGCGCCGACGTGCGCGGCTGGGACTGGCTGCCGGACAGCCGCGGCCTGCTGTTCGGGCGCATGATCGACGGCGATACACGCATGTTCCGCCTCGATCTCGACGGCGGCCAGGCCCGCGACCTCGGCATCGAGTCGGCCCAGGCACCGGCGGTGGCGGCGGCGCGGCCGGCGGCGGCCTTCGTCCAGCGCAAACCTTACTTCGGCCTGTTCCGGGTCGTGCTGGGCGACACCTCCCAGGGTGCGGTGCACGTGGTCGACCCGCTGTTCCCCTCGTCGGCGCGCGACATCCTGCCGACGGTGGCCCCGGACGGGCGTCAGATCGTGTTCGCCTCCGACCGCTCCGGCAGCACCCATCTGTGGTGGGCCGACCTGGACCAGCCCGACTCGCTGCGCATGTTGCAGGGGGTGCTGCCCAACATCCGCTATGCGCCGTCGTGGTCGGACGACAGCCAGCACCTGACCGTGGTCGGCACCGACGCCGAAGGCCGCAACGCCTTGTACGAAATCGTTCCGACGAGCGGCAAGGTGACCCGTCTGCCGGCGCCGGTGGCCGAACCGCTGCAGGTGGTGCAGCTGCCGGACCCGAACCAGCTGCTGGTCTTGGTCGGCGGCAACGACGGCCGCATGCAGGCGCAATTGTTCGACCGCCGCCGCGCACCCTGGCGTCGGATCGCCACTTTGCCGGACGTGTCCCAGCTCCGGCTCGACCGGGCCCAGGCGCGGCTGCTGTTCACTCGCCAGACCGAGGCCGGCCTGTGGCAGGTCGATCTGCAGTTGTCTCCGACCAGCGTGCGACGCATCGATGCCAATGAGCCGGTCTCCGATCGCTATCGGCTGTGGGATGTCGCCGCCGGCACCGGCGAGCTGCGCTACCTCGATCAACAGCCGACCTGCCTGTCGCTGCTGCGCCGGGTCGCCGACCCGAGTGCGCCGCCATCGGTGCTGTGCCTGGACCAAAGCCGGCGTTCGGCGATCAACGGCTTCAGCCTGAGTCCGCGCGGCGACACGGTCTATCTGGCCCTGGCCAAGTGGGACGGCGCTGATATCGGTTACATGGATCTGCCCGAAGAGCCGAAGACCTTCGTTCCGGGCTGGCTCAACTGA
- a CDS encoding M23 family metallopeptidase, which produces MKRISKVGCAVLAGGVLAAFGGAAAAGERADAGGLNSRDLVYSYDEMFDFDIERYLDKHAPHLRPYAETISHWAGYSAISPKVLIALMEQQSGAVSRKQASRDALRRPFGKLAQAGDFNGQTREVALALRQALYEREDADLAAKGPVPLARANPLQALYAQSGENEANAALLGDGQFQLVYGRLFNEPRKAKAPSPRFAAQGDVAALAGPPNGFLQFPYPRGQRWHVGGAHTNTGSGNYPMSSLDMSLGGGWGSNQSNVWVSSSASGSFKRHSSCFAEVVHSGGWSTTYYHLMNIQYGTGANVAANTRIANPANTRAQALCNGGASTGPHEHWSLKSNGSHYHLNGVYLSGFQITATGSSYDTNCSRFYLTKNGTRYCSGWFTNP; this is translated from the coding sequence ATGAAGCGAATTTCCAAAGTGGGTTGTGCGGTGCTGGCCGGCGGCGTGCTGGCGGCGTTCGGCGGCGCTGCGGCCGCGGGCGAACGCGCCGATGCGGGCGGCTTGAACAGCCGCGACCTGGTGTATTCCTACGACGAGATGTTCGATTTCGACATCGAGCGCTACCTGGACAAGCACGCGCCGCACCTGCGGCCGTATGCCGAAACGATTTCGCATTGGGCCGGCTACAGCGCGATCAGCCCGAAGGTGTTGATCGCGTTGATGGAACAGCAGAGCGGCGCGGTCAGCCGCAAGCAGGCCAGCCGCGATGCGCTGCGGCGTCCGTTCGGCAAGCTGGCCCAGGCCGGCGACTTCAACGGCCAGACCCGCGAGGTCGCGCTGGCGCTGCGTCAGGCGTTGTACGAACGCGAAGACGCCGATCTCGCGGCGAAGGGACCGGTGCCGCTGGCGCGGGCCAATCCGCTGCAGGCGCTGTACGCGCAGTCGGGCGAGAACGAAGCCAATGCCGCGCTGCTCGGCGACGGCCAGTTCCAACTGGTCTACGGCCGCCTGTTCAACGAACCGCGCAAGGCCAAGGCGCCGTCGCCGCGCTTCGCCGCGCAGGGCGACGTCGCCGCGCTCGCCGGCCCGCCGAACGGTTTCCTGCAGTTCCCGTATCCGCGCGGCCAGCGCTGGCACGTCGGCGGCGCGCACACCAACACCGGCTCGGGCAATTACCCGATGTCGTCGCTGGACATGTCGCTCGGCGGCGGCTGGGGCAGCAACCAGAGCAACGTGTGGGTGTCCTCGTCGGCGTCGGGTTCATTCAAGCGCCATTCCTCGTGTTTCGCCGAGGTCGTGCACAGCGGCGGTTGGTCGACCACCTACTACCACCTGATGAACATCCAGTACGGCACCGGCGCCAATGTCGCCGCCAACACCCGCATCGCCAATCCGGCCAACACCCGCGCGCAGGCGCTGTGCAACGGCGGGGCGTCGACCGGTCCGCACGAGCACTGGTCGCTGAAGAGCAACGGCAGCCATTACCACCTCAACGGCGTCTACCTGTCCGGCTTCCAGATCACCGCGACCGGCAGCAGCTACGACACCAATTGCAGCCGCTTCTATCTGACCAAGAACGGCACGCGCTACTGCTCGGGCTGGTTCACCAACCCGTAA
- the thiC gene encoding phosphomethylpyrimidine synthase ThiC, which translates to MNAVPSELIQQAEQLSADVTRPIPGSRKIHVQGSRADLQVPMREIALARTPTIFGGEDNAPLAVYDTSGAYTDPAAAIDLARGLAPLRAAWIAERGDTEALAGLSSEFGRKREHDPKLAHVRFGNRPLPRRAIAGANVTQMHYARRGIVTPEMEYIAIRENQRLEAIREAHLLNQHPGHSFGADIQKIITPEFVRDEVARGRAIIPNNINHPESEPMIIGRNFLTKVNANIGNSAVSSGIAEEVEKLVWSIRWGADTVMDLSTGKHIHETREWIIRNSPVPIGTVPIYQALEKVDGRAEELNWEIFRDTLIEQAEQGVDYFTIHAGVLLRYVPLTAKRVTGIVSRGGSILAKWCLAHHKENFLYTHFEEICEIMKAYDVAFSLGDGLRPGSIADANDAAQFGELETLGELTQIAWKHDVQTMIEGPGHVPMQLIKENMDKQLEVCGEAPFYTLGPLTTDIAPGYDHITSAIGAAMIGWYGTAMLCYVTPKEHLGLPNKHDVREGLMAYKIAAHAADLAKGHPGAQARDNAMSKARFEFRWEDQFNLGLDPERAREYHDETLPKDAHKVAHFCSMCGPHFCSMKITQDVRDYAKEHGVDEQAALDEGMAEKSAEFRAQGAEVYHRA; encoded by the coding sequence ATGAATGCGGTGCCCTCCGAACTGATCCAGCAAGCCGAGCAGCTCTCGGCCGACGTCACTCGCCCGATCCCCGGTTCGCGCAAGATCCACGTGCAAGGCTCGCGCGCGGACTTGCAGGTGCCGATGCGCGAAATCGCGCTGGCGCGCACGCCGACCATCTTCGGCGGCGAAGACAACGCGCCGCTGGCGGTGTACGACACCTCGGGCGCCTATACCGATCCGGCCGCCGCCATCGACCTCGCGCGCGGCCTGGCGCCGCTGCGCGCGGCCTGGATCGCCGAGCGCGGCGACACCGAGGCGCTGGCCGGCCTGTCGTCGGAGTTCGGCCGCAAGCGCGAACACGACCCCAAGCTGGCCCACGTGCGCTTCGGCAACCGGCCGCTGCCGCGGCGCGCGATCGCCGGCGCCAATGTGACCCAGATGCACTACGCGCGCCGCGGCATCGTCACCCCGGAAATGGAATACATCGCGATCCGCGAGAACCAGCGCCTGGAGGCGATCCGCGAGGCGCACCTGCTGAATCAGCATCCGGGCCACAGCTTCGGCGCCGACATCCAGAAGATCATCACCCCCGAATTCGTCCGCGACGAAGTCGCGCGCGGCCGCGCCATCATCCCCAACAACATCAACCACCCGGAAAGCGAGCCGATGATCATCGGCCGCAACTTCCTGACCAAGGTCAACGCCAACATCGGCAATTCGGCGGTGTCCTCCGGCATCGCCGAGGAAGTCGAGAAGCTGGTGTGGTCGATCCGCTGGGGCGCGGACACGGTCATGGACCTGTCCACCGGCAAGCACATCCACGAAACCCGCGAGTGGATCATCCGCAACTCGCCGGTGCCGATCGGCACGGTGCCGATCTACCAGGCGCTGGAGAAGGTCGACGGCCGCGCCGAAGAGCTCAACTGGGAGATCTTCCGCGACACCCTGATCGAACAGGCCGAGCAGGGCGTGGACTACTTCACCATCCACGCCGGCGTGCTGCTGCGCTACGTGCCGCTGACCGCCAAGCGCGTCACCGGCATCGTCTCGCGCGGCGGCTCGATCCTGGCCAAGTGGTGCCTGGCGCATCACAAGGAGAATTTCCTCTACACCCATTTCGAGGAAATCTGCGAAATCATGAAGGCCTACGACGTGGCCTTCTCGCTCGGCGACGGCCTGCGCCCGGGCTCGATCGCCGACGCCAACGACGCGGCCCAGTTCGGCGAGCTGGAAACCCTCGGCGAGCTGACCCAGATCGCCTGGAAGCACGACGTGCAGACCATGATCGAAGGCCCCGGCCACGTGCCGATGCAGCTGATCAAGGAAAACATGGACAAGCAGCTGGAGGTCTGCGGCGAAGCGCCGTTCTACACCCTCGGCCCGCTGACCACCGACATCGCCCCGGGCTACGACCACATCACCAGCGCGATCGGCGCGGCGATGATCGGCTGGTACGGCACCGCGATGCTGTGCTACGTGACGCCGAAGGAGCACTTGGGCCTGCCCAACAAGCACGACGTGCGCGAAGGCCTGATGGCCTACAAGATCGCCGCCCACGCCGCCGACCTGGCCAAGGGCCATCCGGGCGCGCAGGCGCGCGACAACGCGATGAGCAAGGCGCGCTTCGAGTTCCGCTGGGAAGACCAGTTCAACCTCGGCCTGGACCCGGAGCGGGCGCGCGAGTATCACGACGAGACCCTGCCCAAGGACGCGCACAAGGTCGCCCACTTCTGCTCGATGTGCGGCCCGCATTTCTGCTCGATGAAGATCACCCAGGACGTGCGCGACTACGCCAAGGAACACGGCGTCGACGAGCAGGCCGCGCTGGACGAGGGCATGGCCGAGAAGTCGGCCGAGTTCCGCGCCCAGGGCGCCGAGGTGTATCACCGCGCCTGA
- a CDS encoding ion channel — MASYASLKWRALARRHPSAFLLAAQLLSMLAYPLFEPAGGGRVVFGAFGVLVLALAVWVVNRSPAIKWIAWIIAIPAFALSVLSVLYASPVLLVMSSALEAALYFYAAGALIAYMMSDHRVTADELFAAGATFTLLAWGFAYAFLVCQAWYPGSFVGAERPGEPRTWIELLFLSFTNLSAVGLGDILPMSPAARVLTMFEQFAGVGYIAAVVSRLIGLTILRHDPR; from the coding sequence ATGGCCAGCTACGCTTCGCTCAAATGGCGCGCCCTCGCGCGCCGGCATCCGTCCGCCTTCCTGCTCGCGGCGCAACTGCTGAGCATGCTGGCCTATCCGCTGTTCGAGCCGGCCGGCGGCGGGCGCGTGGTGTTCGGCGCGTTCGGGGTGCTGGTGCTGGCGCTGGCGGTGTGGGTGGTCAACCGCAGCCCGGCGATCAAGTGGATCGCCTGGATCATCGCGATACCGGCGTTCGCGCTGTCGGTGCTGTCGGTGCTCTACGCCAGTCCGGTCCTGCTGGTGATGTCTTCGGCGCTGGAGGCGGCGCTGTACTTCTACGCCGCCGGCGCGTTGATCGCCTACATGATGAGCGACCACCGGGTCACCGCCGACGAACTGTTCGCCGCCGGGGCGACCTTCACCCTGCTGGCCTGGGGCTTCGCCTATGCTTTTCTGGTCTGCCAGGCTTGGTACCCGGGCAGCTTCGTCGGCGCCGAGCGCCCGGGCGAGCCGCGGACCTGGATCGAGCTGCTGTTCCTGAGCTTCACCAATCTGTCGGCGGTGGGCCTGGGCGATATCCTGCCGATGAGCCCGGCGGCGCGCGTACTGACCATGTTCGAGCAGTTCGCCGGGGTCGGTTACATCGCCGCGGTGGTGTCGCGCCTGATCGGCCTGACCATCCTGCGCCACGACCCGCGTTAA